One window from the genome of Helicoverpa zea isolate HzStark_Cry1AcR chromosome 6, ilHelZeax1.1, whole genome shotgun sequence encodes:
- the LOC124630931 gene encoding uncharacterized protein LOC124630931 has product MHGNTSKWLCIIVYVTMLLQTQAQKYNHHWDKAPRWGWPRFTYWPNRPTYQVRFSDRISLVILNIPNYQNRTSKYTVIAPSVLIDHSRVLTAYNPLREILFDPDIANELVVAFVQSYTQKHVVGVHIARIICARQIVYLPEFQVKYWHGFDLMHSPEHDLMILRVEEEFPYPNFSTYYDYTWDIEFRGYGYVGPLWTFLAKSNDKLSGGAKIFSLGFSKREMTEYTKIHELYVEVSANVVDCREWMPVEWGYFICVKNEHNYHGIGDGAMLYSKNKLYGVGSFTMYRNITSSVFVFTDVRVYRELVEHACTDREVTYWCDLKHGLLESKYQGGNNYLWVSLERYALEIGVIYYPGNTNYKEFLQEYDAQLKDP; this is encoded by the exons gAATACTTCAAAATGGCTCTGCATTATAGTTTACGTGACCATGTTACTACAGACTCAAGCTCAGAAATATAATCATCATTGGGATAAAGCTCCGAGGTGGGGCTGGCCGAGGTTTACCTATTGGCCGAATAGGCCTACATATCAAGTTCGTTTTAGTGACAGAATTTCACTTGTCATTCTTAATATTCCGAACTACCAAAATAGGACTTCAAAGTACACGGTTATTGCGCCGTCAGTTCTTATTGACCACAGTCGAGTACTTACGGCATACAACCCTTTAAGAGAGATATTATTTGATCCCGATATTGCAAATGAATTGGTTGTAGCCTTCGTACAAAGTTATACGCAGAAACATGTCGTAGGAGTGCACATAGCGAGAATCATATGCGCACGTCAAATAGTATACTTGCCAGAATTTCAGGTCAAATACTGGCATGGATTCGATCTAATGCATTCCCCTGAACATGACTTGATGATATTAAGAGTAGAAGAAGAATTTCCGTACCCTAATTTCTCAACATATTATGACTATACGTGGGATATTGAATTTAGAGGCTACGGATATGTTGGTCCCCTCTGGACATTTCTCGCTAAGAGTAATGATAAACTATCTGGAGGTGCGAAGATTTTTTCCTTAGGTTTCAGTAAACGGGAAATGACAGAATATACAAAAATTCATGAGCTTTATGTGGAAGTGTCAGCAAATGTTGTGGACTGTCGGGAGTGGATGCCAGTGGAATGGGGATATTTTATCTGCGTAAAAAATGAACACAACTACCACGGAATTGGGGATGGCGCCATGttatattctaaaaataaattatacggaGTTGGCTCCTTTACCATGTATAGGAACATTACCTCGAGTGTTTTTGTATTTACGGACGTAAGAGTTTATAGAGAACTTGTGGAACATGCCTGTACGGATAGAGAGGTTACTTATTG GTGTGATCTGAAACATGGTTTGTTAGAGTCTAAGTACCAAGGAGGAAACAATTACCTATGGGTCAGCTTGGAGCGATACGCGCTTGAAATAGGAGTCATATACTACCCTGGTAATACTAATTACAAGGAATTCCTTCAAGAATATGATGCACAGCTAAAAGATCCATAG